From the Deltaproteobacteria bacterium genome, one window contains:
- a CDS encoding adenylate/guanylate cyclase domain-containing protein: MCNISVLFVDVRGFTSLAEQLPPDQVVARLNRFYAIASHAIFERDGTLDKLVGDQAMGFFGAPLHGKDHPRRAVETALKILSAMHGLDPRHQLQIGAGVASGEAFVGNVGNAGVTDYTVIGDTVNVAARLQAIAGPGELLVSEDTYAHVASDFPNAPARELGLKGKNLPITARVLAQA, from the coding sequence ATCTGCAACATCTCGGTGCTGTTTGTCGACGTGCGCGGCTTCACGTCACTGGCGGAGCAGCTGCCGCCGGACCAAGTCGTCGCCCGGCTCAATCGTTTTTACGCGATCGCGTCGCACGCAATCTTCGAGCGCGACGGCACCCTCGACAAGCTAGTCGGCGACCAGGCTATGGGATTTTTCGGGGCGCCGCTTCATGGTAAAGATCATCCTCGACGGGCGGTGGAAACCGCATTGAAAATATTGAGCGCCATGCACGGGCTCGACCCGAGACATCAATTGCAAATAGGCGCCGGTGTCGCCAGCGGCGAAGCTTTCGTCGGCAACGTCGGCAACGCGGGAGTCACGGACTACACGGTGATCGGCGACACGGTGAATGTCGCCGCGCGATTGCAGGCCATCGCCGGCCCGGGCGAGCTCTTGGTGAGCGAAGATACCTACGCTCACGTAGCCAGCGATTTCCCGAACGCACCGGCCCGTGAATTAGGTTTAAAGGGCAAGAATTTGCCGATTACCGCGAGGGTTTTGGCGCAAGCGTGA
- a CDS encoding amidohydrolase family protein yields MAYDVLIKGGRLYDGSGLPSYLGDVAVQDGKIVETGRINGSAKRTINADGLAVSPGFIDFHTHLDAQLLWDPLATSSCYHGVTTVIPGNCGLSLAPVKEADHDMILRSFERVEAITIPALEAGVKWGFNTFGQYLDAMRGNLGVNVASLVGHCALRQYVMGQASIERAATPAEIQQMKDVLKASVRAGAAGFSTNQNPVHMYADGTPIQSRFSTDEEIVELAGALGEINQGTVQISRGSLGVSVPIDPSLKLFEEISSRSGRPVVWQSIAHRWDKPNEWRALLDKAKETIDRGVQSYPLCNARLFNNRLTMKNAQVFDDLPTWKAILFLPLEARIAAIKDPETRKKMRYEAVEEKKSSRFSRRWDLVYLINAVKPENKWLEKKSVAEIAKIRNQDIIDAFLDLSLEEGLETEFQTSSTNGDEKAVAEIIRSPYVLVGQSDAGAHLIYDAGFGYATRLLGYWVREKQIMTTEEAIRKLTFMVASIFGIRDRGLLRPGMAADVCVFDPATVRECDAHMVQDLPGNEKRYVQKAVGIEMTLVNGQVLVEKEYHTGALPGTVLGGGNGAALQAAA; encoded by the coding sequence ATGGCTTATGACGTTTTGATCAAAGGTGGAAGATTATATGACGGCAGCGGCCTGCCGTCCTATCTCGGCGATGTGGCGGTGCAGGATGGCAAGATTGTCGAGACCGGGCGCATCAACGGCAGCGCCAAGCGGACGATCAACGCCGACGGCTTGGCGGTATCGCCGGGCTTTATCGACTTTCACACCCATTTGGATGCCCAGCTTTTGTGGGACCCGCTGGCAACTTCGTCCTGCTATCACGGTGTGACCACGGTGATTCCCGGCAACTGCGGGCTCTCCTTGGCGCCGGTTAAAGAAGCCGATCACGATATGATCCTGCGCAGCTTCGAGCGCGTCGAGGCGATCACCATTCCCGCTCTAGAGGCCGGCGTCAAATGGGGCTTCAATACCTTTGGCCAATATCTTGACGCCATGCGTGGCAACCTCGGCGTCAACGTCGCATCGCTGGTCGGCCACTGCGCGCTGCGCCAATACGTCATGGGGCAGGCGTCCATCGAGCGCGCCGCTACACCGGCGGAAATCCAGCAGATGAAAGATGTTCTGAAGGCCAGCGTGCGCGCCGGCGCCGCGGGCTTTTCCACCAACCAGAATCCTGTCCACATGTATGCCGACGGCACGCCGATTCAGAGCCGCTTTTCGACCGATGAAGAAATCGTCGAGCTAGCCGGCGCCCTGGGCGAGATCAATCAAGGCACGGTGCAGATTTCGCGTGGCTCGCTCGGCGTGTCGGTGCCGATCGATCCAAGCTTGAAGTTGTTTGAAGAGATTTCTTCGCGCTCGGGCCGGCCAGTCGTTTGGCAGAGCATCGCGCACCGTTGGGATAAGCCCAATGAATGGCGCGCGCTGTTGGACAAAGCCAAAGAAACCATCGATCGCGGCGTGCAGTCGTATCCGTTGTGCAATGCGCGTCTGTTCAACAACCGCCTGACGATGAAAAACGCCCAGGTGTTCGACGATTTGCCAACCTGGAAGGCGATATTGTTCTTGCCGCTGGAAGCGCGCATCGCGGCGATCAAAGATCCGGAGACGCGCAAGAAGATGCGCTATGAAGCGGTGGAAGAAAAGAAGTCGTCGCGCTTCTCGCGCCGTTGGGATTTGGTTTATCTAATCAATGCGGTGAAGCCTGAGAACAAGTGGCTGGAAAAGAAGAGCGTCGCCGAAATCGCCAAGATTCGTAACCAAGACATTATCGATGCGTTCTTGGATCTGTCGCTCGAAGAGGGCTTGGAGACTGAGTTCCAAACCTCGAGCACCAATGGCGACGAAAAGGCGGTGGCAGAAATAATCCGCAGCCCCTACGTGCTGGTCGGCCAATCCGATGCCGGAGCGCACTTGATCTACGACGCGGGCTTCGGCTACGCGACGCGTCTGTTGGGCTACTGGGTGCGCGAGAAGCAGATCATGACTACGGAGGAGGCGATTCGGAAATTGACCTTCATGGTCGCGTCGATCTTCGGCATTCGCGACCGCGGCCTGCTGCGTCCAGGTATGGCTGCGGACGTGTGCGTTTTCGACCCCGCGACGGTCCGCGAATGCGACGCCCACATGGTCCAAGACCTGCCGGGCAACGAGAAGCGCTATGTGCAAAAAGCGGTGGGCATCGAGATGACGCTCGTTAATGGCCAGGTGTTGGTGGAAAAAGAATACCACACGGGCGCATTGCCGGGTACGGTGCTAGGCGGTGGCAACGGCGCGGCGCTGCAGGCGGCGGCGTAA
- a CDS encoding MmgE/PrpD family protein — protein MAGAMAAGNACRNGVNAAPMAQAGITANGDIIEGKNGFYDTLVGPGHYDAERMG, from the coding sequence ATGGCCGGCGCGATGGCCGCCGGCAACGCTTGCCGCAACGGTGTCAACGCCGCGCCGATGGCGCAGGCGGGCATCACCGCCAACGGCGATATCATCGAAGGCAAAAACGGGTTTTACGACACGCTGGTCGGTCCCGGCCATTACGACGCCGAGCGCATGGGCTGA